The Spirochaetaceae bacterium genome has a segment encoding these proteins:
- a CDS encoding mechanosensitive ion channel, with protein sequence MESLLARLFDTPLSFEAFDHVITPLALLVRLILPLGVAFLLYRLLLTLLRRKIGHLRAQFDTAQRLYRYVRTVLRILLMSLALLLVYGLFGTDASRGAVVLWNILSTPIIETAGSSISLVTVIFAIPIGYVAVWTARTGSGFLKTRALSRLPLTDATRFSIGGITHYLILSVTLVIGLSFLGVNLSTFSVLIGTLGIGIGFGLQNVVASFVSGLVIIFERPIKEGDRVVVEGTEGDVAHIRLRSTIITTLTDETIIVPNHQLVGNKIYNNSHEVRRITVINQVSVAYGTDLDYAAEVLKGVALASPYARASAEPDVRVREFADSGILMELWTGIEDAGTKWPAHSWANFEIARAFRRAGITIPFPQRDLHVKELPAGVHREPAASPEG encoded by the coding sequence ATGGAGTCCCTTCTCGCGCGGCTGTTCGACACGCCGCTCAGCTTCGAGGCGTTCGATCACGTCATCACCCCGCTTGCGCTGCTGGTGCGGCTGATCCTGCCGCTCGGCGTCGCCTTCCTGCTGTACCGGCTGCTGCTGACCCTGCTGCGGCGCAAGATCGGGCACCTGCGCGCCCAGTTCGACACCGCCCAGCGCCTGTACCGCTACGTGCGCACCGTCCTGCGCATCCTGCTGATGTCACTCGCCCTGCTGCTGGTCTACGGCCTGTTCGGCACCGACGCCAGCCGCGGCGCGGTCGTCCTGTGGAACATCCTGTCGACGCCGATCATCGAGACCGCCGGCAGCTCGATCTCGCTGGTCACGGTGATCTTCGCCATCCCGATCGGCTACGTGGCGGTGTGGACCGCGCGCACCGGCTCCGGGTTCCTGAAGACGCGCGCCCTGTCCCGCCTGCCGCTCACCGACGCCACCCGTTTTTCGATCGGCGGCATCACCCACTACCTGATCCTGAGCGTCACCCTGGTGATCGGGCTCTCCTTCCTGGGCGTCAACCTGTCCACCTTCTCGGTGCTGATCGGCACCCTCGGCATCGGCATCGGCTTCGGCCTGCAGAACGTGGTCGCGAGCTTCGTGTCGGGCCTGGTGATCATCTTCGAACGCCCCATCAAGGAGGGCGACCGGGTCGTGGTGGAGGGCACCGAGGGCGACGTGGCGCACATCCGCCTGCGTTCCACCATCATCACCACCCTGACCGACGAGACCATCATCGTGCCCAACCACCAACTCGTGGGCAACAAGATCTACAACAATTCGCACGAGGTGCGGCGCATCACGGTGATCAACCAGGTGAGCGTGGCGTACGGCACCGATCTCGACTACGCGGCCGAGGTGCTCAAGGGAGTGGCGCTGGCCAGCCCGTACGCCCGCGCGTCCGCGGAACCGGACGTACGGGTGCGCGAATTCGCGGACTCCGGCATCCTGATGGAGCTGTGGACCGGCATCGAGGATGCCGGCACCAAGTGGCCGGCACACTCCTGGGCCAACTTCGAGATCGCCCGCGCGTTCCGCCGCGCCGGCATCACCATCCCGTTTCCGCAACGCGACCTGCACGTCAAGGAGTTGCCCGCAGGAGTGCATCGCGAGCCCGCCGCCTCGCCGGAAGGCTGA
- a CDS encoding phytanoyl-CoA dioxygenase family protein: MGSVTGADIAHYREHGHVTVRRLLPRADVERLVERLDGMLAGRYPSDGFVCGPASWETPDDPGRFILQVMATRFPINDPVLAALAGNRAVQRAATVLMGSEHATVFQQQALIKGAGAANATPWHQDDHYWQLQRGGFTAVTAWMPLRRTTARGGTMWLLPGSHRHRIHDHDWTHGVSMFKTITGGVPEEQLVPLELEPGDVSFHHKNMVHGAFANRGVERRMAIAQHYHNAPATSTAFAHRRADPVPWKYQVKKPAVRGR; this comes from the coding sequence GTGGGGTCGGTGACCGGCGCGGACATCGCGCACTACCGCGAGCACGGCCACGTGACGGTGCGGCGACTGCTGCCGCGCGCCGACGTGGAGCGGCTCGTGGAACGCCTCGACGGCATGCTCGCCGGGCGCTATCCGAGCGACGGTTTCGTGTGCGGCCCGGCGTCCTGGGAGACGCCGGACGATCCCGGCCGCTTCATTCTCCAGGTCATGGCGACCAGGTTCCCGATCAACGACCCGGTGCTGGCCGCGCTGGCCGGCAACCGGGCGGTGCAGCGGGCCGCCACTGTGCTGATGGGGTCGGAGCACGCTACCGTGTTCCAGCAGCAGGCGCTGATCAAGGGGGCCGGTGCCGCCAATGCCACCCCCTGGCATCAGGATGACCACTACTGGCAACTGCAGCGCGGCGGCTTCACCGCGGTGACCGCGTGGATGCCGCTTCGCCGTACCACCGCCCGCGGCGGCACCATGTGGCTGCTGCCCGGCAGTCACCGCCACCGCATCCACGACCACGACTGGACGCACGGCGTCAGCATGTTCAAGACCATCACGGGCGGAGTTCCGGAGGAGCAGCTGGTCCCCCTGGAGCTCGAGCCCGGCGACGTCAGCTTCCATCACAAGAACATGGTGCACGGCGCCTTCGCCAACCGCGGCGTCGAACGCCGCATGGCGATCGCCCAGCACTACCACAACGCCCCCGCGACGAGTACCGCCTTCGCCCACCGCCGCGCCGACCCCGTGCCCTGGAAGTACCAGGTGAAGAAGCCGGCAGTGCGAGGTCGGTAG
- a CDS encoding ribbon-helix-helix protein, CopG family, whose product MIRTQVQVTEQQMRRLKRLAADRDVSVAELVRSGVDSILDAAEQESQSERERRALAALGRFRSGRSDVSREHDRYLAESYARLGEHER is encoded by the coding sequence ATGATCAGGACGCAAGTACAGGTGACCGAACAGCAGATGAGACGATTGAAACGGCTGGCGGCAGACCGCGATGTGTCTGTGGCCGAGTTGGTGCGGAGCGGGGTGGACAGCATCCTGGACGCAGCGGAGCAGGAGTCACAGTCGGAAAGGGAGCGTCGTGCGCTCGCGGCATTGGGACGATTCCGCTCCGGAAGGTCCGATGTCTCCCGAGAGCACGACCGCTACCTGGCTGAATCGTACGCACGGCTTGGTGAGCATGAGCGATGA
- a CDS encoding PIN domain-containing protein, translating to MSVFVDTSALYAALDADDDAHARALDGWRELITAKTPLTTSNYVCVESAALVQARLGMDAVRAMFDDLLPVVTVVPIDEALHAQAAATFLDANRRRLSLVDCASFAVMRQHGIASAFAFDPHFEERGFRLV from the coding sequence ATGAGCGTGTTCGTGGACACTTCCGCGCTGTACGCGGCGCTCGACGCGGACGACGACGCACACGCTCGGGCGCTTGACGGTTGGCGCGAGCTGATCACCGCCAAGACGCCACTCACTACGTCGAACTACGTGTGCGTGGAGAGCGCCGCTCTGGTCCAGGCGAGGCTTGGAATGGACGCCGTGCGCGCGATGTTCGACGATCTCCTGCCGGTCGTCACCGTCGTGCCGATCGATGAGGCGCTCCATGCCCAGGCGGCTGCCACCTTCCTCGACGCCAACCGGCGTCGGTTGAGCCTGGTCGACTGCGCCAGCTTCGCCGTGATGCGGCAACACGGCATCGCGTCGGCATTCGCCTTCGACCCGCACTTCGAGGAGCGAGGCTTCCGGCTCGTGTAG
- the iolD gene encoding 3D-(3,5/4)-trihydroxycyclohexane-1,2-dione acylhydrolase (decyclizing), which yields MGTERLTMGQALVKYLAAQYSEFDGERRRLIPAIFGIFGHGNVCGLGQALEQGGADLPYHQTRNEQSMVHTAAGFARATLRTQTLACTSSIGPGATNMVTGAATATINRMPVLLLASDYYATRHQGPVLQQLEHPSAADVSVNDCLRPVSRFFDRITRPEQLLTALPQAMRVLTDPAETGAVTLSLPQDVQAHAWDYPSHFFAERTWRIERRPPAAERIEEVVAMLRAARRPVIIAGGGVHYSAAWDVLRAVAAGFGIPVSETHAGKGALRGAPEWSLGGHGVEGTSAAARIAEEADLVLAVGTRMSDFATASQSLFHDPEVRFIAVNVCAADAVKQGALPVVADARLALEALLAAGQGAGVAFSGYRERVAEAQRDWDKIVRTDAYGDHPGEVMSEGQVIEVLNEESQGDDVVVAAAGAPPGNILKLWDGSNGSRCHIEFGFSCMGYELPAGLGVRMAAGGPGSPGEVFVYIGDGTFLLNPMELITALQEQLKVTVVVIDNHGFQVIRRLQMWRTGHAFGNEFRARGGGENGGAPADGGPRLEGDYLPVDIAAIARGMGACAWNAATPEEVRGALREARAETRSCVIVCEVEKHRYVPGADTWWDVAPAEVSRSEVTQTLRSEYERDRAELQRFHY from the coding sequence ATGGGGACCGAACGCCTGACCATGGGGCAGGCTCTTGTAAAGTACCTGGCGGCTCAGTACAGCGAGTTCGACGGTGAGCGGCGGCGGCTGATTCCGGCCATCTTCGGCATTTTCGGGCACGGCAACGTGTGTGGGCTGGGACAGGCGCTGGAGCAGGGCGGGGCAGACCTGCCGTACCACCAGACCCGCAACGAGCAGTCGATGGTACACACGGCGGCCGGGTTCGCGCGCGCCACGCTGCGCACCCAGACGCTGGCCTGCACCAGCTCGATCGGGCCCGGCGCCACCAACATGGTAACCGGCGCGGCCACCGCCACCATCAACCGCATGCCGGTGCTGTTGCTCGCCTCCGACTACTACGCCACCCGGCACCAGGGTCCGGTGCTGCAGCAACTGGAGCACCCGTCCGCGGCCGACGTGAGCGTGAACGACTGCTTGCGCCCGGTGAGCCGGTTCTTCGACCGCATCACCCGCCCGGAGCAGCTCCTCACCGCGCTGCCGCAGGCGATGCGGGTGCTGACCGACCCGGCGGAGACCGGCGCGGTGACGCTGTCGCTGCCGCAGGACGTGCAGGCGCACGCCTGGGACTACCCGAGCCACTTTTTCGCTGAGCGCACCTGGCGGATCGAGCGGCGGCCGCCGGCCGCGGAGCGCATCGAGGAGGTGGTCGCCATGCTGCGCGCGGCGCGGCGGCCGGTGATCATCGCCGGCGGCGGCGTGCACTACTCGGCGGCGTGGGACGTGCTACGCGCGGTGGCCGCCGGGTTCGGCATCCCGGTGAGCGAGACGCACGCCGGCAAGGGGGCGCTGCGCGGCGCGCCGGAGTGGTCGCTCGGTGGCCACGGCGTGGAGGGCACCAGCGCGGCGGCGCGCATCGCCGAGGAGGCGGACCTGGTGCTCGCGGTAGGCACCCGCATGAGCGACTTCGCCACCGCGTCGCAGAGCCTGTTCCACGACCCCGAGGTACGCTTCATCGCGGTCAACGTGTGCGCGGCCGACGCGGTCAAGCAGGGCGCGCTGCCGGTGGTGGCGGACGCCCGCTTGGCCCTGGAGGCGCTGCTGGCCGCCGGGCAGGGCGCCGGGGTGGCGTTCTCCGGCTACCGCGAACGGGTAGCCGAGGCGCAGCGGGACTGGGACAAGATCGTGCGCACCGACGCATACGGTGACCATCCCGGCGAGGTGATGAGCGAGGGGCAGGTGATCGAGGTGCTCAACGAGGAGTCCCAGGGCGACGACGTGGTCGTGGCAGCCGCCGGGGCCCCGCCCGGAAACATCCTCAAGCTGTGGGACGGCAGCAACGGCAGCCGGTGCCACATCGAGTTCGGCTTCTCGTGCATGGGCTACGAGCTGCCCGCCGGCCTCGGCGTGCGCATGGCGGCCGGCGGTCCCGGCAGTCCGGGCGAGGTATTCGTGTACATCGGCGACGGCACCTTCCTGCTCAACCCGATGGAGCTGATCACGGCGTTGCAGGAGCAACTCAAGGTGACGGTGGTGGTGATCGACAACCACGGCTTCCAGGTGATCCGGCGGCTGCAGATGTGGCGCACCGGCCACGCCTTCGGCAACGAGTTCCGCGCCCGCGGCGGCGGGGAGAACGGCGGTGCGCCGGCGGATGGCGGGCCGCGCCTGGAGGGCGACTACCTGCCGGTGGACATCGCCGCCATCGCCCGCGGCATGGGGGCGTGCGCCTGGAACGCGGCCACGCCGGAGGAGGTGCGCGGCGCGCTGCGCGAGGCGCGTGCCGAGACCCGTTCCTGCGTGATCGTATGCGAGGTGGAGAAGCACCGCTACGTGCCGGGTGCCGATACCTGGTGGGACGTGGCCCCTGCCGAGGTGAGCCGTAGCGAGGTGACGCAGACGCTGCGCTCCGAGTACGAGCGCGACCGCGCCGAGCTGCAGCGGTTCCACTACTGA